CGCGTCCGCCGCCCCTGCAGCGCCCGGGCGCTGGCGAGGGGCGGGCCTGAAGGATTCTGACGGGAGAGGGCGATGAAGATGGTTGAAGACGAAGTGCGCGAAAGCGCCGGCAACGGGCCTGCGGCGGGCGGCGCGGGCAGCCACTACCTCACTCCGGCGGTGGCCGAGCGCGCGGTGGCGCTGGTGGCGCCGATGGTCGAGGCCGCGAGGGCCGATCCCGAGGTGGTGGGCAGCGGCTTCCTCTACGTGGTGGTGATGGACCCGGGCAAACCGCCCGCCAGCGCGAGCTTCGAGGACGCGGTGCTGTACGAGCGCGCCTTCGGCGACCGCGAGCGCTGGGACGCCGACTACGCCGCGTTCGCGCGCGCCAAGGCGCACCTGAGCTGGCGCACCGGGCGCGATGGGCGGGTGATGCAGGAGTGCTATCCCCATCTGCTGCGCACCGGCGACACGGTGCTCGCGGGCGGGGTGTGCGTGGACGGGATCGTGGTCGGCGTCAGTGGCGCGTTTCCGGCCTTCGACGAGGCGTTCGCGGGGGCGGTGGCGTTCGCGCTGCGTGCCCTGGCGCGCCACGCCCGCCAGGCCGAGCCGGCCGGCATCGCCCTGAGCGAGGCGGCGCGCGACCCGGGGTGAGAGGCGCGCCATGGACGCGATTGCCACCGAACTGGCGGCGGGCTTCGGCGACGGCGGGCGCAGCCTGCGCTCGCTGGTGCGGCTGCTGGTGGCGCTGGCCTGTGGCGCCTTGATCGGCTACCAGCGCGAGCGCGCCGGCAAGGCCGCGGGCTTGCGCACCCACATCCTGGTGGCGATGGGGTCGGCGCTGGTGGTGACCGCCTCGGCCGAGGCGGGCATGGACCCGGACGCGCTGTCGCGGGTGGTGCAGGGGCTGGTCACCGGCATCGGTTTTCTGGGTGCCGGCGCCATCCTGAAGCAGGCGCATGAGCACAGCATTTTCGGCCTCACCACCGCGGCGGGCATCTGGATGACCGCGGCGATCGGCGTGGCCGCCGGCCTCGGCCGTTTCGCCACCGCGGTCACCGCCGCCGCGCTGGCGTGGCTGGTGCTGGCGGCGCTGTACCGGCTGGAGGTGGCGGCCAACGGCCCGGACGAAGACTGGGCGCGACGCATGGCGGCAATCCGCAGCCGGCGCGCCCGCATGGAGCGCAAGAAGCGCAAGGAGACGAGGATGAATACCCAACCCACACCGAAGAAGATCGACCCCGGCACCGATGTCAGCACGCCGAAGCCCACGCCCGCGCACGAGGAAGACCTGATCGACGAATCGATGGAAGAGAGCTTTCCCGCGAGCGATCCGCCCGCGGTGACGCCGCGCAAGGCGCCGGTGGAATCCCCGCCGGCGAAGGAGTCGCGGCCTTGAGCCGGGGCCGTCGCGGTGGCGCCGTCAGGACAGCGTTCAGGCGCCGCCGCGCGGGGCGCAGTAATGCGGGATGCGCAGCAGCGCGTACTCGGCCGCGGCCTCGCGAACGGCGTTGCGGTCCCCGTGAAAACGACGGGTTTCGGTAAACACTTCGGCCTGGTCGCCGCCGTCGGCGCGGCGATAGGCCCAGGCAAAGCACTGGGTTCCCGGCGGCGTGCTGCCGTCGCCGGCGTTGTCCGCCACGCCGGTGTTGGCGATGGCGACGTTGGCCCGGCTGTGGCGCAGTGCGCCGCGCGCCATTTCGGCGGCCACCGCCTCGCTGCTGAGGCCGTGGCGGGCGATGGTGCCGAAATCGACCTCGAGGCAGCGCGCCTTGGCTTCGGTGGAATAGGTGACGAAGGCGCAGTCGAGCAGTTCGCCCGCCCCGGGCACGTCGGCCAGGTGGGCGGCAATCAGCCCCGCGGTACACGATTCGGCGGTGACCAGCAGCAGGTGGTGGCGCTTCATGAAGTCGGCGAGTTCGTCCAGCGTGTCCATGCGTCCTCCCCCGTGGGCTGTGTGGATTCAGCAGGGCGGGCTGCAATCGGCGTGCCGCCGGCGCGGCGGCGGCCGAGCAGGCGCGGCAGCGCAAGGCCGAGGCCGAACAATGCATACACCGCCAGCAACGAACCTGCGCCCAGGCGGCGTTCGAAGCCGGGGGTGAGGCGCTGCGGCGTCAGGCGCAGGTCGACCAGGCAGGCGAGGGCGGCGACGCCGAGCCCCGCGGCGATTTCCCACAGCGCCGGGCGCGGACGTTCCGCTGGGCGGGGCAGGGCTTCGTAGGTGACGGCCCAGAACACGGACATGGAATGATGGATGAGATAACCCGGCACGGTGTAGCGCAGCGAGCCGTCCTGCTGGTACAGCGCGCGCTCGCGCCACACCCAGTGGCTGACGGCGTTGATCGGGGCGAGGCAGCTCGCGCAGTCGCGCTGTCCGCCGGCCACCAGGGCCACCGCGGAGGCGACGCTCGCGCAGCTTCCGGAAACCGCGGCACGGGCCAGTGTCTCGGCAATCGGCATCATGGGGATTCTCCCGGGTCATCAGGGCTGCCTCAACGATGCCTCCGGCGCCGCGCGCGGTCTGTAAGAAAGTGCAGCACGGCGGGGTGCGTACCGTGAACGTGCTCGTGACCGGCGCCACCGGGTTTCTCGGCGGCAGCATCGTCGACCGCCTGCTGCGCGAGGGCCACCAGTTGCGCTGCGCCGTGCGCGATCCGGTGGCCGCGGTGGCTCGCCGGCCGGGGCCGGCCTACTTTCCGCTGGATTACCGGCACGCGACCACCGCCGATGCGTGGCGCGAGATGCTGGTCGGGGTGGAGGTCGTGATCAACGCGGTGGGCATCCTGCGCGAACAGGGCGACCAGCGCTTCGACCTGCTGCACCGCGCGGCGCCCCGTGCGCTGTTCGATGCCTGTGTCGAGGCCGGCGTGCGGCGCGTGCTGCAGATTTCCGCCCTGGGCGCCGACGCCGGTGCCGCCAGCGCCTATCACCTGAGCAAGCGCGCGGCCGACGACCATCTGCTGGCGCTGCCGCTGGAAGCCACCGTGGTGCAGCCTTCGCTGGTGTTCGGTGGGGCCGGGGCCAGCACCGCGCTGTTCGCCTCGCTCGCCAGCATGCCCGTGGTGGCGCTGCCGGGCGGCGGACGGCAGCGCATCCAGCCGGTGCATGTGGATGATCTGGTGGAAGCGGTCGCGCGCCTGGTGGCGGCGGCGGCGCCGCCGCGCCGTCTGGCGGTGGTGGGGCCGGCGCCCCTGTGCCTGCGCAGCTACCTTGCCAGCCTGCGCCGGGCGATGGGCATCCGCCGGCCGCTGCGCGTGCTGCCGGTGCCCATCGCGCTCGCGCGCCGGGTTGCGGTGCTGGCGCGCTGGTGGCCCAAGGCGCCGCTGGACGAGGACGCGCTGGACATGCTGGAGCGCGGCAATGTCGGCGACCCCGCACCGCTCACCGCGCTGCTGGGCGAGGCGCCGCGCGCGGTGAGCGAGTTCGTGCCGCGCCCGTGGGCCGGGGGATTCGCCCAGCGCGCCCGGCTGGCGTGGCTGCTGCCGCTGCTACGGGCGACGATCGGCGTGATGTGGATCGCGACCGCGCTCGTTTCCTTCGGCCTCTACCCGGTGGCTGCCAGCCTGGAACTGCTGGCGCGCGCCGGCGTGCCCGAGGGCCTGCGGCTGCTGGCGTTGTACGGCGCGGCGGTGCTGGATCTGGTGCTGGGCGTGCTGTGCTTCACCTCGTGGCAGCGGCGCCGGGTGTGGGCGGCGCAAGCCGCGCTGATCGCCGCCTACACGCTGATCATCAGCTGGAAGCTGCCGGAGTTCTGGCTCCACCCCTACGGCCCGCTGACCAAGAACCTGCCGCTGCTGGCGGCGCTGTGGCTGCTGTACGAGACCGAGCCGGATTGAGGTCGCGATGGACTATCAACTGCTGAAGTGGGCCCACATCCTGTCCTCGACGCTGCTGTTCGGCACCGGCATCGGCAGCGCGTACTACCTGCTGCGCGCCACGCTGGAGCGCGACCCCGCGGTGGTCGCCACCGTGGCGCGCCACGTGGTGCTGGCGGACTGGCTGTTCACCGCCACCACTGCGCTGCTGCAACCGCTGACCGGCTACCTGCTGATCCGCGCCGCGGGCTTTCCGCCCGACAGCGGCTGGCTGGTGAAGTCCTACTGGCTGTACGGGCTCGCAATCGCGTGCTGGCTGCCGGTGGTGCATCTGCAGATGCGCCTGCGCGACATCGCCCACGCCGCCGCGGCAGCCGGCGATCCGCTGCCGCCTGCCTACTGGCGCGTGTTTCGCGGCTGGTTCGCGCTCGGCGTGCCGGCCTTTTTCGCCTTCGTCGCGATCTTCTGGCTGATGGTGGCGAAGCCGGTGTAGGTGCCGGCAGTCACGCGGCACGTAGCCGCAGGTCGCCCGCGGCCCGACAGATGCAGGGCAGTATCTCGCCGTCCGCTACCGCGCAGGCCGGGGCCATCAGCCAGCGCACCGCGCCGGCGTCCAGCCGCATCCGGCATTCGCCGCAACTGCCGGCGCGGCAATCGGAGGGCGGTGCGCAGCCGTGGGCTTCCAGCGTGGCGAGCAGGCTGGGCTCGCCGGCGGTGTCGATGCGGCGGCCGTCCTCGAGCGTGATCACCTGGCCGTGGCCGCCGGCCGCGCTGGCGGCGCCGAAGGCTTCGCTGTGGATGCGCGCGGGGTCGATGCCGGCGGCGATGAGGCCGCCGCCCAGGTCTTCCATCAGCGCCTGCCCGGCGCACAGGTAGAAGCGCGCCTGTTGCGGCGTGGGCACGGCGGCGAGCACCCGGTGCGCGTCCAGCCGGCCGCGCTCGCCGCGCCAGAACCCATCGGGACGGGAGACGATCGGCAGGTAGCTGAAGTGCGGATTCAGCGAGGCCAGGCTCTCGAACTCGCCGCGGTAGAGCAGCGTGCCGGCGTGGCGCGCGGCGTGCAGCAGCACGATGCGGCGAGCGCGCGGGCGCGCGAGGCTGGCATGCAGCATGGCGCGCATCGGCGTGATGCCGATGCCGCCGGCGATCAGCACCAGATCGAGCTCGTCATCGGCGACCACGAAGTCGCCGCGCGGCGGCGACACATCCACAACTGCACCCGGCAGCAGCGCATTCCAGGCCCACGACGACATCGCGCCCTGCGCTTCGCGCTTGATGCCGAGTTCGTACCAAGTGGGCCGCGGATGCCATGCGGCCAGCGAGTAGGCCCGTCGTATCGCGCCGCCACCGCGGCCGGCGGGGGCCGTCATCATCAGGTGCTGGCCGGCTTCGAAGACCGGCAGGGGGCGCCGGCGCGGATGGGCGAGCGTGAGCCGGAGCAGTTCCCCGCCGACTTCCTCGCGGCTGCGGACCACCAGCCGGAGCGGGCGCTGGCGCCGTTCTTCCCGCCGCCGCTGGTACACCGCGCGCAGTCCGTCCACCAGCAGAAAGGCGATGAAGGCGAGGCCCGCGAGACCAAGCGCCGCGAGCGCCAGCGCAACCGCTTTCATGCCTGCGCGGCGGCGGCTGCGGGCGAAGGGGCCGCGCCGCGGTTGGCCTGCAACGCGCGTTTGCGGCGCTCTCCGCGCCACCACATGTAGACGCCGGTCAGCGACAGCAGCGTCATCGCCAGGCCGACGAGGTCGATCCACAGCCATTCGAGGTTCTTGCCGAGCAGGGCCTTGCCGGTGTGCAGATCCATCACCAGCCGGGCCAGCGTGACCGTATCGGTGCCGCCCTCGCCCTGGAGTGCCGCCAGTGCCGGCATGACAGCGGTGTCCGCCTGCCACTGGCTGCCATCGGCGCTGACCAGCAGGCCTTCGTCCCTGACCGCCACCACGACGCTGCCGTCGGCGCGGGTGGCCGCACTCCAGGCGTCGCCGCCACGCATCCGCTGCCACTGGCCGTCGCGCGCCACCCACACGCCCTGCCTGGTGGCGGCGACGAGGCCCCAGTCCGCCTCGGCGAGGCCGCGGATCTGGTTGCCGGCGAAGCCCGGTTCGGCCACCAGACGTCCCTGCTCGAGCCGGTAGAGCCCGCCGGTGGTGCCGACGTAGTGCGTGCCGCCACGGGTGAACAGGGTGGCGCGTGCTTCGTTCTGCACCTTGGCCGCCTCGCCGCCGCCATAACCGGGCAGCCAGCCGGCCGCCACCGGGATTTCGGCGAGGCGCAGCGATTTGCTGTGGGCGATGAACACCGCGGTGACGGCGACGACGAGGATGGGCAGCGCGAGCATGACGCTGACCCAGATATGCCACTTGCGGCTGTCGAAACGAAGCTTCATCGAAGACTCCTTTAGCGTCGGTGGGTCAGAAGCGGCTTTCCAGGGTGACCATCAGCATCGGCCGGGAATGCTCCACCTTCCACTCGTGGCTGCTGAGGGCGCCGGCCCTCGTGTACTTGGTGGTTTCCTCTTCCTTGTCGACCGCGAGCACGTTCTTGGCGATCAGCCGCAGTTCGGCCTCCGCGCTGATGGTCTTGCCCAGGTAGAGGTCGAGCTGGGTAGCGGCCTCGCGGCGCTTGATCTCGCGCACGCCGTCGGCATTGACGCCGTCGGTGGTGAAGTTCGGCTGGTAATTCACGCTGAAGCCCGCGGCCCACATCGTCGGCCGATGCAGCCAGTCGAGCCCGAGGTTGGTGACGCGCGGCGGCATGTCCTTGACCTCGCTGGTGCCCGGCACGCCGGCCACCTTCACCCGGCCGCGCATTTCGCTGTGGTTGCCGGTGATCGTCAGCTCGTGGGCGCCGCTGCGCAGCAGAGGGATGCGCCAGTCGAGTTCGGCGCCCCAGAAGCGGGCTTCGCCGACGTTGTAGGGACGTTCCACCCGGAGTGCCCCTTCCAGCCGTTCTTCCTTCTGGATGAAATCGTCCACATCGCGGCGGTAGAAATTCAGCCCCACCACGCCGCGGTTGCCCCAGAAGTAGTGCTCCAGACCGAGTTCGTAGCCGAGCGCGGTTTCCGGTTTGAGGTCGGGGTTGCCTCCCTTGTAGACGCCGCTCTCGAGTTTGAGGAAGGGGTTGAGTTCGTCGAACTTGGGCAGCTTGACGGTCCGCGCGACGCTGGCGCGCAGGTTGAGGTCTTCCACCACCCCCCAGCGGTAGTGCAGCGAGGGATTGGTGCCGGTGAGATCGTTCTTGCGGCTGACGCCGTTGCTGTCGGTCGATTCGCGCGAGATGCGTTCGACTCGGACGCCGGGCGTCAGCGCATGGTCGGCGTTGATGCGCCAGTCGTCCTGCAGATAGGCGATCAGCCGGGTTTCGTCGATGTCGAAGCGGTCCTTGGCGTCGGACTTGTCGGCGCCGTTCTCGGTCTTGGTCTTGCGGTTGCGGTAGTCGCCGTCGCGCCACTCGAGGCCCGCGGAGAGGCGGTGGCCGCCGCCGAGGGCGAGGCTGAGCCCGGTGCCGGCATAGACGCCCCGTTCGCGCAGGGTTTCGTCTTCCAGCGTGGTCTTGCTGAGGGTGCCGTTGGCCCGGTACTCGTAGGTGGTGGCGTCCTTCTTTTCTTCCGCTTCCTGCACGCCGGCCTTCACGAACCAGTCGCCCCAGCCGGTCTTGCCGTCGTAGCGCATCGCCATGCGGCTGATGGTGTCGGTCTTGTCCTCGTCCTTGTCGGTGGATTTGGTGACCGCGCCGCTGGCGTTGTAGGTGGTGGTCGGCTCGTCCTTGCGCTCGCTGCCCTTGGAAACGAAGGGTTCCAGCGTCAGCCGGTCGTCGCCGAAATGCCATACGAAGCGCGGTGCGAACAGGGTTTCGTCCTTGCGTACCGGCTTCTCCTTGAGGTCGACCTGCTTCACGGTGCCGTTGGGGTTGTAGGCGATCTTGTCTTCGTCCACATCCTCGGCGCCGACGGTGTGCGAAACGGCGAGCAACACGTCGAGGTCGTCGAAGCGGCGCGACCACTGCGCCACCACGTCGCCCACCTCCATGTCGCCATTGCGGCCGTAGGCCGCGCGCAGGCGGGTGATTCCGTCGGCGCGGTTCTTGAGCACGATGTTCACCGTGCCGCCGATGCCGTTGGCGTCGTACAGCGCGCTCGGGTTACGGATGATCTCGATGCGCTCGATCATGTCCGCCGGCAGCCGGTCCACCTGGATCTGGCGCTCCTTCTTGGCCGCGGGCACCGGTTCGCCGTTGATCAGGAACTGGGTATAGCCCTTGTCCAGCCCGCGCATGCGGATGTCCTTGGTGACGCCGGCCGGCCCGGTGAAGGTCATGCCGGGCAGGCGCCGCAGCACCTCGCCGACGGTGGCGTCGCCGTAGCGTTCGATCTCGGTCTCGGAGATGACGATCTTCTGGATCTCCGAGTGCTTGCGTTCGATCTGGGCATCGCGCTGGCCGACCACGAGTACCTCGGAAAGCGCAGTGGAATCGGCCGTGGTGGTCTGGGCCAGGGCAGGGGAGCAGGCGCCCGCGACGAGCAGGCAGAGGGATTTCAGGCGAAAGGAAGGCACGATGACAGCGTCCGGAAGTCAGTTGTTGGCTGGCTGGGCTGTCGATGCCTTGCTGGCTGTAACGAATTGTAGTGATATTGCGAATTATTCGCATTCTATCCATGACCATACGAAAGGCAAGGGCTTCGTATGACCTTCGGCGAGCCCGGGCGGTTGGGTCCGCGCCCGCCCGATGCGCGAGTCGGGCGATGGCCAGGCGCGCAATATCTGCATCCGACGTAACGGGATTTCCTGTTTCTGCAATGGAAGTACACCGGCATCGACGCCAACGACATATGGCGGACGGGAACACCGCTTGCAGGAAGCGCATCCGCGGCGCAGGCCGGGCATTGCGCCTGCGGCTCAGCGGGTTCTCAGGGAGGCTTCCATCATGTACAGACCGACATTGCTCGTTCTTTCCGTCGTTGCGTTCACCACGGGCGCGCAGGCAGATCCCTTGCCGCCCGACGCCACCTATCGGCCGCTGCCGACCCAGCCGTTTTCCGAAGTGAAGCGGATGGACGAGCAGCAGAAGGCCGAGGTGATGAAGCGCCAGGCCGCGTTGCTGAACGAACGCTACGACCTGTCCGACCGTCCGCAGCCGGGCGCGATGATGTCCGGCGGGCGCAAGGCGGTGCAGGGCGGGGCGCGGGTGAAGCTGGGCGGCGGCATGAGCTGGGATCGCCTCGCCGGCCTCAGCGCCGAGGAGATCCGTGACCGCGATCTGCTGCCGCAGGGCTTCCGCCCGCTGCCGCACGTGAAGCAGGCCACCGGCGGCCAGGTGTTTCCGCAAGGCCAGATCGACGCCATCGCCCGCCTGGAGCAGCGCGACCTGCGCCGCTTCGATGTCGATCTGGACCTGCCGGACCACCTGACGCCGGAGTTTCCGCCGCCGATCTTCCTGACCACGCATCCGGAACTGGGCGACGTGTCGCGCGGGCAGGTGCTGTCGCTGCGCAACTTCTACGAAATCATGAACGGCATCATCACGCCGGTGCAGATGGAGGGGCTGCGCCTCTTGCTCACGCCCTTCCCGCAGGAAGAGTTCAACCAGACCGAGGACCGCAAGGTGGCCGAGCCGAGCATGGGCGTGGCCTGTCTGGATTGCCACACCAACTTCCACACGAACGCGGCGTTCCACCTGACGCCCGACGTGCGCCCGCAGTCCGCCCGCTTCCGGCTGGACACGACCAGCCTGCGCGGCATGTTCAACCAGCAGATCCACGGTTCCAAACGCTCGCTGCGCTCGGTGGAGGATTTCACCGAGTTCGAGCAGCGCACCGCCTACTTCAACGGCGACCACGTCAGCGCCACGCGCAAGGGCGTGCATCTGCCCGACCGCCCCAACCAGGTGGCGATGATGGCGCAGATGCAGAACATCATCGACTTTCCGCCCGCGCCCAAGCTGGACGTGACCGGCCGCCTGATTCCGGAAAAGGCCACCGCGCAGGAACTGGCCGGCGAGCGCATCTTCAACGGCAAGGGCCGCTGCGCCGAGTGCCACACCCCGCCGCACTTCCTGGACGACCGCATGCATGACCTCAAGCTGGAACGTTTCTACAAGGTGGGCAAGACGGTGAATGACCAGGTCGCGCTGCCCGACGGCCCGATCAAGACCTTCACGCTGCGCGGCATCAAGGATTCGCCGCCCTACCTGCACGACGGCCGCCTGCCCACGCTGGCCGATACCGTGGAGTTCTTCAACCTGGTGCTCGGCCTCAAGCTCACGCAGCAGGAAAAGGACGCCCTCGTCGCCTACATGCTGACGCTCTGAGGAGACCACCATGCACACCCGCTCCATCCTCGCGCTGGCCGCGCTTGCGCTCGTGGCGCTGCCGGCCCGCGCGCAGCTTGGCAACCCCGGTATGACCGATCCCGCCACCGCCGAAGCCCGCCCCGGCACGCCCGCGCCAGGGGAAACCAATCCGCAGGACCGCCTCTTCCTCAAGCTCGCCGCAATGGGCAACCTGGGCGAAGTGGAGGCCGGCCACCTCGCGCTGACCAAGTCCTCCAACCCGCGCGTGCAGGCCTTCGCGCGGCAGATGACGGAGGACCACTCCGCCACCCGCGAAAAGCTGGACCGGCTGGCCCGCGACCGCCGGCTGCCGGCGCCGACCACGCCCCAGCCCGACCAGCAGGCCGCGCGCCAGCGGCTGGAGTCGCTGTCGGGCCGCGCCTTCGATGCCGCCTACCTGGAGACGCAACTGGTCGACCACCAGAAGACGGTGCAGCTGCTGGAATGGGAAATCGGCTCCGGGCAGGACGCCGCGGTCCAGCATCTCGCCAAGGACACCTTGCCGGCCGTGCTGGAACACCTGCGCCAGGTGCAGACGCTGATGGCCGAAACCACCGGCGCCCCGCCGCAAGGCCTGGCGACGATGCCGATGGGCGCGGGCGAGGGCAGGCGCTGAAGCGGCGAGGCGGCGGGGAAGCCGTTGCAGCCGAATCCGGATTCGACAGCAGGAAACGGGATGCCCGCTCCGGCAAGCAGCGGGCATCATGAAGGCCCGAGTTCGCATCCCGGCTGATGGATACACCCGACACCCTACCGCGCGCGAAGGCCGAGCTGTACCAGCAGGCCACCGCGCACCTGGCCGGCATCGACGCTGACTGGGCGCGCCTGGTGGCCGCGGTCGGCCCCTGCCTGCTGCAACCCAAGCCGGCCCGCGAACCTTACGAGGCGCTGGTGCGCGCTGTCGCCTACCAGCAGCTCGCCACCAGCGTGGGCGACCGCATCATCGGCCGCCTGCTGGCGCTCTATCCAGACAGCGCGTTTCCCCAACCGGAACAACTGCTCGCGACCGGCTTCGACGCGCTGCGCGGCTGCGGCTTTTCCGCCCGCAAGATCGAAACCATCCACGGCATCGCGCAGGGCACGCTGAGCGGCCTGGTGCCGAGCCGGGCGGATGCGGTGTCGATGGACGACGAGGCGCTGATCGCCCGCCTGGTGGAACTGCGCGGCATTGGCCGCTGGACGGTGGAGATGCTGCTGATCTTCACGCTGGAACGGATCGACGTGCTGCCGGTGGACGACTTCGGCGTGCGCGAGGGCTACCGCCACCTGAAGTCGCTGGACGAGATGCCGGGCCGCAAGGAGATGGCGCGCGCCGGGCTGGTATGCAGCCCGTATCGCACGGTGGCCGCGTGGTATCTGTGGCGGTCGCTGGCGCTGCCGGACTACCGCCGGCGGCGCGCCGGCAAACCGGGCGCGGCCTGAGCCTGTGCAACCGCGGTGGCGCCCGGCCGCCCGGAGCCGCTGAGCGGGTCGGCCGTGCCGAGCCGACCCTTCGCCAACGCGGCGAGCGTGGCGGCCGCTCTCAGTGCAGCTTGAGCCGGCCGGACACGCGCTGCTGCAGCAGCCGCGCCAGCGCCAGCACCGCGGTCTTGCCGATGCCGAGGATGGCGCGGTGGTGCATCAGGTGCAGCGACATGTACATCCACTTCGCGATCAGGCCCTCGACGAAGAAGTTGCGGCCCGACAGCCCGCCCATCAGGTTGCCGATGCCCTTGTTCTCGCCCAGCGACACCAGCGAGCCGAAGTCGCGATAGACGAAGGGCGCATCCACCCGGCCTTCGTTGAGCGCGGCCAGCAGCACCGCGGTGAGGTAGTCGGCCTGCTGGTGCGCGGCCTGGGCGCGCGCCGGCACCAGCTTGTCGCCTTCCCATTTGCAGGCGGCACAGTCGCCCAGCGCATAGACGCCCGACACCGAGGTCTCCAGCCGGTCGTTCACCACGAACTGGTTGATGCGGTTGGTTTCCAGCCCGAAGCCGCGGTTGGCGTCGGCGGCCTTGATGCCCGCGGCCCACACGATGATGGAGGCGGGAATCTCGCCCGCGGTGGTCACCAGCCGGTCGCGCTGCACTTCGGTGACGCGGGTGCCGGTGAGCACGCGCACGTTCTTGCGCTCCAGCGCCAGGCGCGCCTGCGCCGAAATCTGCGGCGGCAGGCCGGCAAGGATGCGGTCGCCGGCTTCCACCAGCGCGATGTCGAGGCGGAAGCGCTGTTCGCTGCCCAGGCCTTCGAGCAGTTCGTTGTGCGCTTCGATCAGTTCGGCCGACAACTCCACGCCGGTGGCGCCGCCGCCGACGATCGCCACCGCCAGCGTCTTCTCGGCGGAGAAGGAGGCGCGCGCAAACGCGGCCAGCAGCTTGGCGTGGAAGCGCTGGGCGTCGCTGGCGTGTTCCAGCACGTAGGCGTTGTCCGCGCCCGGCGTGCCGAAGGAGTTGGAGCCGCTGCCCATCGCCAGCACCAGCCGGGTGAAGCTGACGGTGCGCGTCGGCACCAGCACTTCGCCGCGCTCGTCGCGGGTCTCGCCCAGCGTGATCAGGCGCCGTTCCGTATCGAGCGCACTGAGTTCGCCCAGCGCAAAGCTGAAGTGGTTGCGGCGCGCCAGCACCGTGTAGGACAGCCCTTCCTGGTGCGCATCCAGCGTGCCCGCGGCGACTTCGTGCAAGGTCGGTTTCCAGATGTGGAATACCGCGCGGTCCACCAGCAGTACCCGTTCGCGGCCAAGACGCGGGCCGAGTTTACGGCCGAGCTTCGCGGCGAGTTCCAGGCCACCGGCACCACCGCCGACGATCACGATGTCGAAATGCATAGGGGCATCCTTGTTATGCGCAGCCAGGCTGCTGGTTTGGGATATGTCACCGTTGGCGAACGAGGGAGGCGCCTCCGGC
Above is a window of Azoarcus olearius DNA encoding:
- a CDS encoding DUF4142 domain-containing protein — its product is MHTRSILALAALALVALPARAQLGNPGMTDPATAEARPGTPAPGETNPQDRLFLKLAAMGNLGEVEAGHLALTKSSNPRVQAFARQMTEDHSATREKLDRLARDRRLPAPTTPQPDQQAARQRLESLSGRAFDAAYLETQLVDHQKTVQLLEWEIGSGQDAAVQHLAKDTLPAVLEHLRQVQTLMAETTGAPPQGLATMPMGAGEGRR
- a CDS encoding cytochrome B6 translates to MYRPTLLVLSVVAFTTGAQADPLPPDATYRPLPTQPFSEVKRMDEQQKAEVMKRQAALLNERYDLSDRPQPGAMMSGGRKAVQGGARVKLGGGMSWDRLAGLSAEEIRDRDLLPQGFRPLPHVKQATGGQVFPQGQIDAIARLEQRDLRRFDVDLDLPDHLTPEFPPPIFLTTHPELGDVSRGQVLSLRNFYEIMNGIITPVQMEGLRLLLTPFPQEEFNQTEDRKVAEPSMGVACLDCHTNFHTNAAFHLTPDVRPQSARFRLDTTSLRGMFNQQIHGSKRSLRSVEDFTEFEQRTAYFNGDHVSATRKGVHLPDRPNQVAMMAQMQNIIDFPPAPKLDVTGRLIPEKATAQELAGERIFNGKGRCAECHTPPHFLDDRMHDLKLERFYKVGKTVNDQVALPDGPIKTFTLRGIKDSPPYLHDGRLPTLADTVEFFNLVLGLKLTQQEKDALVAYMLTL
- a CDS encoding NAD(P)/FAD-dependent oxidoreductase, yielding MHFDIVIVGGGAGGLELAAKLGRKLGPRLGRERVLLVDRAVFHIWKPTLHEVAAGTLDAHQEGLSYTVLARRNHFSFALGELSALDTERRLITLGETRDERGEVLVPTRTVSFTRLVLAMGSGSNSFGTPGADNAYVLEHASDAQRFHAKLLAAFARASFSAEKTLAVAIVGGGATGVELSAELIEAHNELLEGLGSEQRFRLDIALVEAGDRILAGLPPQISAQARLALERKNVRVLTGTRVTEVQRDRLVTTAGEIPASIIVWAAGIKAADANRGFGLETNRINQFVVNDRLETSVSGVYALGDCAACKWEGDKLVPARAQAAHQQADYLTAVLLAALNEGRVDAPFVYRDFGSLVSLGENKGIGNLMGGLSGRNFFVEGLIAKWMYMSLHLMHHRAILGIGKTAVLALARLLQQRVSGRLKLH
- a CDS encoding DNA-3-methyladenine glycosylase family protein codes for the protein MDTPDTLPRAKAELYQQATAHLAGIDADWARLVAAVGPCLLQPKPAREPYEALVRAVAYQQLATSVGDRIIGRLLALYPDSAFPQPEQLLATGFDALRGCGFSARKIETIHGIAQGTLSGLVPSRADAVSMDDEALIARLVELRGIGRWTVEMLLIFTLERIDVLPVDDFGVREGYRHLKSLDEMPGRKEMARAGLVCSPYRTVAAWYLWRSLALPDYRRRRAGKPGAA